One Prodigiosinella aquatilis DNA window includes the following coding sequences:
- a CDS encoding IS4 family transposase has translation MVFSDCYSWADDIFGSAELGDLRRTRRLVTLASSLAQYTGLSIVKSSHSSAEVEGAYRLMRNPAVLPDAIADAGFAATTRVAAEHPLLLALEDSTSLNFSHSTVREELGNITNSQRARGLQVHSVLLYAPGCAHMVGLIEQQRWSRESDSYGKKHQRKQRPYEEKESYKWQKASEHMAQRLGEIQSRVISVSDREADIWHYLDYKLSQGQRFVVRAAQNRLLAEAPGKLFSLPAHLTEAGSHTLNVVQKGGRAARQTQMFISYSVVQLKKATGEASLSLTYICCREAAPEGACWHLLTSEKVENTEQARAIVGYYERRWLIEEYHKAWKSGGARVEELRMQTRDNLERMVTILAFVAVRVLALREGGVSEETQNESCESVLSEVEWKLLWVKQEGKTLPESPPTVKWACLSLAKLGRWYDSKRTGKPGWIVIWDGWFKLQDMVEGYRLAKSLDQEI, from the coding sequence TGGCTCAATACACTGGACTGTCTATCGTGAAATCCTCCCATTCTTCTGCTGAAGTTGAAGGTGCCTATCGCCTGATGCGCAACCCTGCCGTTTTGCCTGACGCCATTGCTGACGCCGGTTTTGCTGCGACGACCAGAGTCGCTGCTGAACACCCGCTCCTGCTTGCTCTGGAAGATAGCACCTCACTGAATTTCAGCCACAGTACCGTTCGGGAAGAACTGGGTAACATCACCAACAGCCAGCGTGCCCGTGGGCTTCAGGTACACTCCGTCCTGCTTTATGCGCCAGGTTGTGCTCATATGGTCGGTCTTATTGAACAACAGCGCTGGAGCCGTGAATCAGACAGTTACGGTAAAAAACACCAGCGTAAACAACGCCCTTATGAAGAGAAAGAGAGTTACAAATGGCAGAAAGCTTCTGAGCATATGGCACAACGGCTGGGTGAAATCCAGTCACGGGTTATCTCTGTCAGCGACAGGGAGGCAGATATCTGGCATTACCTTGACTATAAACTCAGCCAGGGACAGCGGTTCGTGGTCCGGGCGGCACAGAACCGCCTGCTGGCGGAGGCTCCCGGTAAACTGTTCAGCCTGCCGGCGCATCTGACAGAGGCAGGCAGTCATACGCTGAATGTGGTACAGAAAGGTGGGCGGGCAGCCCGTCAGACGCAAATGTTTATCAGCTACAGCGTCGTGCAGTTGAAAAAAGCAACCGGAGAGGCATCGCTGTCATTAACGTATATCTGCTGCCGGGAAGCGGCTCCGGAAGGGGCCTGCTGGCATCTACTAACCTCAGAGAAGGTGGAAAACACGGAACAGGCAAGGGCCATAGTGGGTTATTACGAACGGCGGTGGCTGATAGAGGAATACCACAAGGCATGGAAAAGCGGCGGCGCACGGGTGGAAGAGTTGCGGATGCAGACGCGGGACAATCTGGAGCGAATGGTGACAATCCTGGCGTTCGTGGCAGTGAGGGTGCTGGCGTTACGGGAGGGAGGCGTGAGTGAAGAAACACAGAACGAAAGTTGCGAATCGGTGCTAAGTGAGGTGGAGTGGAAGTTGCTGTGGGTGAAGCAGGAAGGAAAAACGTTACCGGAAAGTCCCCCGACAGTGAAATGGGCCTGCCTGTCACTGGCAAAACTGGGGCGATGGTATGACAGTAAGCGAACGGGAAAACCGGGCTGGATAGTCATATGGGATGGCTGGTTCAAACTTCAGGATATGGTTGAAGGCTACAGACTGGCAAAGTCTCTTGATCAGGAGATCTGA